Proteins found in one Luteitalea sp. genomic segment:
- a CDS encoding serine hydrolase — protein sequence MHSTSSQATHCCSNPARPTAIRVTGGSWSALSLKQRRTNRSSTSWIARSSRPSRCRNTMLDAPGGPAGGYAHTVPNRAGLYFPGFAMNTRFGLQDAPNVDHTCLWGTDGFISTPSDLVRFGVAMSRDDLLEPGTIELLRTEGQLESGDPTGYGLGWFVRRVPLNGSLVRLIGHGGSAVGGSTSFMTFPDHGLVIAVTSNVSFAEDAVRSLALAAAEAFAGRE from the coding sequence ATGCATTCGACCTCTTCGCAGGCGACCCACTGCTGTTCGAACCCGGCACGGCCTACCGCTATTCGAGTTACGGGTGGGTCCTGGTCAGCGCTGTCGTTGAAGCAGAGGCGGACGAACCGTTCCTCGACTTCATGGATCGCAAGGTCTTCGCGCCCCTCCAGATGCAGGAACACCATGCTCGACGCTCCGGGCGGCCCAGCGGGCGGTTACGCTCACACCGTGCCGAACCGGGCCGGCCTCTACTTCCCTGGGTTCGCCATGAACACGCGGTTTGGCCTTCAGGATGCGCCCAACGTCGACCACACCTGTCTCTGGGGCACCGACGGCTTCATCTCCACGCCGAGTGACCTGGTTCGATTCGGTGTGGCGATGTCGCGAGACGACCTGCTCGAACCCGGCACCATCGAGTTGTTGCGGACGGAAGGCCAGCTCGAATCGGGCGATCCGACCGGCTACGGCCTCGGCTGGTTCGTGCGGCGTGTTCCTCTCAACGGAAGCCTGGTTCGCTTGATCGGCCACGGCGGGAGTGCGGTGGGCGGTTCGACCTCCTTCATGACCTTCCCCGATCACGGCCTCGTGATCGCCGTTACGTCGAACGTCTCGTTCGCGGAAGACGCGGTGCGCTCACTGGCGCTCGCGGCGGCTGAGGCATTCGCTGGACGGGAGTGA
- a CDS encoding type II toxin-antitoxin system RelE/ParE family toxin has translation MRPPRTSPQPVPKPVRWVASSKDDLSAFPNDVKTRVGGALWDAQIGLKSSTAKPLKGFGHAGVLEVVVDFDGNTFRTVYTVRFSKAVYVLHAFQKKSRRAIATPKGELDLIGARLARAREDYEAWLKGR, from the coding sequence ATGCGGCCACCGAGGACGTCGCCCCAACCGGTCCCGAAGCCTGTTCGCTGGGTGGCCTCGAGCAAGGATGACCTGAGCGCGTTTCCGAACGACGTCAAGACCCGGGTCGGCGGCGCGCTGTGGGATGCGCAGATCGGCCTAAAGTCGTCGACGGCAAAGCCTCTGAAGGGGTTCGGCCACGCCGGAGTGCTCGAGGTGGTGGTGGACTTCGACGGGAACACGTTTCGGACGGTCTACACAGTGCGGTTCTCGAAAGCTGTCTACGTCCTTCACGCGTTCCAGAAGAAATCTCGGCGTGCGATTGCCACGCCGAAGGGCGAGCTGGATCTCATCGGAGCTCGGCTCGCTCGCGCCAGAGAGGACTATGAAGCATGGCTAAAAGGCCGCTGA
- a CDS encoding RNase III inhibitor, with protein sequence MSERRIGNVTIECVQGDITRQSDMDAIVNAANAQLMPGGGVAGAIHRAAGAGLAAECQPLAPIQPGHAVITGAHRLPNRRVIHCLGPVYGQDEPADELLASCYREALRLADQDRLSSLAFPAISTGAFGYPMEPAARVAFGILIAEAPHLGHVNRIRLVLRTRIDLELHERILHLTCSDTPS encoded by the coding sequence ATGAGCGAACGACGCATCGGTAACGTCACCATCGAGTGTGTTCAGGGTGACATTACCCGCCAGTCAGACATGGACGCGATCGTCAACGCAGCCAATGCCCAATTGATGCCCGGCGGTGGTGTGGCGGGGGCAATCCACCGCGCGGCGGGAGCCGGCCTTGCCGCAGAATGTCAGCCGCTTGCGCCGATCCAACCCGGTCACGCTGTCATCACGGGCGCCCATCGTCTGCCGAACCGTCGTGTCATCCATTGCCTCGGCCCTGTCTACGGCCAAGACGAGCCAGCAGACGAGCTCCTCGCATCGTGTTACCGAGAGGCGCTTCGATTGGCGGACCAGGATCGATTGTCATCGCTGGCGTTCCCTGCGATCTCGACCGGCGCGTTTGGTTATCCGATGGAGCCCGCAGCGCGGGTGGCCTTCGGCATCCTCATCGCGGAAGCACCGCATCTGGGCCACGTGAATCGTATCCGCCTCGTATTGCGTACGCGTATCGACTTGGAGCTTCACGAGCGTATCCTGCACCTCACTTGCAGCGACACGCCATCATGA
- a CDS encoding NAD-dependent epimerase/dehydratase family protein has translation MRAVVTGANGHLGNNLCKHLLQRGYTVRAGVRSLADQKKTAHLVAMEGLELVEADLYRPDQLRAAFDGADVLFHVAAVYAYVPGGHDADDVLRASVEGAENALRAAADAKVRKIVLTSSLVTLPLTAPGAPPSTEADWATDLSVPYFRAKTLAETRAWELARDLRLSLVIVLPGSIGGPGFTRNTPTIDVIEGIMLGTMRLGAPRSNLPYVDIRDVVSGHVLAAESDCGGRFIVCNDRLPSFIEIIETMHRIDPHVRRALMTMPDFMLGVVPLFDRLNHRLLGSPRVMIPELLATVRGRIWNASNERAKRELGWRQEVSLETSLRDTMDVLKQHRASLH, from the coding sequence ATGCGGGCAGTCGTCACTGGCGCCAACGGGCATCTCGGGAACAACCTGTGCAAGCACCTGCTCCAGCGCGGTTACACCGTACGGGCCGGCGTGCGCTCGCTCGCGGATCAGAAAAAGACGGCGCATCTCGTCGCGATGGAAGGTCTCGAGCTGGTGGAAGCGGACCTCTATCGGCCCGATCAATTGCGCGCCGCGTTCGACGGAGCCGACGTCCTGTTCCATGTGGCGGCCGTATACGCGTACGTACCCGGGGGCCACGACGCGGATGATGTGCTCCGCGCGAGCGTCGAAGGCGCGGAGAACGCGCTGCGTGCCGCAGCTGACGCAAAGGTCCGTAAGATCGTGCTGACCTCGTCGCTCGTCACGCTTCCGCTGACGGCGCCCGGCGCGCCACCGAGCACAGAAGCAGACTGGGCCACTGACCTCTCGGTGCCGTACTTTCGGGCCAAGACGCTGGCCGAGACGCGAGCCTGGGAGCTTGCACGCGACCTTCGGCTCTCGCTCGTCATCGTGCTTCCAGGCTCGATCGGGGGACCCGGTTTCACGCGGAACACCCCTACCATCGACGTCATCGAGGGGATCATGCTGGGGACGATGCGCCTCGGCGCGCCAAGGTCGAATCTCCCCTATGTGGACATTCGCGACGTGGTGTCCGGACATGTCCTCGCGGCCGAGAGCGACTGCGGGGGGCGTTTCATCGTGTGCAACGACAGACTGCCCAGCTTCATCGAGATCATCGAGACCATGCACCGGATCGATCCGCATGTCAGGCGGGCGCTCATGACAATGCCGGATTTCATGCTGGGCGTCGTGCCGTTGTTCGATCGCCTGAACCACCGCCTCCTGGGGTCCCCGCGGGTGATGATTCCGGAGCTCCTGGCGACGGTACGCGGGAGAATCTGGAATGCGAGCAACGAGCGCGCCAAGCGTGAGCTGGGCTGGCGCCAAGAGGTTTCCCTAGAAACCAGCCTCAGGGATACGATGGACGTCTTGAAACAACACCGTGCGAGCCTTCATTGA
- a CDS encoding redoxin domain-containing protein, with translation MRGWLTIGLAVILGGSLMAQENGPQVGDMAPDFTLQASDGKTYQLADFRGKQSVVVAWFPKAYTKGCTIECKSLAEKGHLIREYDVTYFMASVDPLEDNTGFAKEQEADFPLLSDPTTETAKAYGVLNDRGVASRWTFYIDKEGRIAAVDKEVNPGTSAEDMAAKLGELGVPATE, from the coding sequence ATGCGTGGATGGCTGACGATTGGATTGGCGGTGATACTCGGAGGGAGCCTCATGGCGCAGGAGAACGGGCCGCAGGTCGGTGACATGGCGCCCGACTTCACGCTCCAAGCCTCAGACGGGAAGACGTATCAGCTTGCCGACTTCCGAGGCAAGCAATCCGTGGTTGTCGCATGGTTCCCGAAGGCCTACACGAAAGGCTGCACAATCGAGTGCAAGTCGCTAGCGGAGAAGGGGCACCTGATTCGGGAGTACGACGTCACCTACTTCATGGCGAGTGTCGACCCGCTCGAGGACAACACCGGCTTCGCGAAGGAGCAGGAAGCCGACTTCCCGCTCTTGAGCGATCCCACCACGGAGACAGCCAAAGCCTACGGAGTGCTGAATGACCGCGGCGTCGCCAGCCGCTGGACCTTCTACATCGACAAAGAGGGGCGCATTGCCGCGGTCGACAAAGAGGTCAACCCGGGGACGTCGGCAGAGGATATGGCCGCGAAGCTCGGGGAGCTAGGCGTACCCGCGACGGAATGA
- a CDS encoding aminotransferase class I/II-fold pyridoxal phosphate-dependent enzyme gives MGTSVASSLCVRLEPHVRGSLQERIYGEIRGAILDGILVPGTRLPSSRTLAADLDVSRTTTLLAFERLIAEGYLSARPGSGTFVAGELPDDLLHGRISRRQGASNHPPMSRRGAALASTPRVAWRLGGPPRAFRIGTPALDLFPARLWTQLVNRRLRSVTLAQLDYGDAAGIPSLREAIAMHIQVARGTECDPDQIVVVAGAQCGLELACRMLLDPGDGAWLEEPGYPGARNALVGAGARIVPVRVDQDGLDVEAGARQAGDARLAYVTPSHQFPLGVPMSLARRLALLRWATRAQAWVIEDDYDGAFRYSTRPVPCLHGLDADERVIYVGSFSKTLFPALRLGFLIVPRGLREPFLAMRRSAPASPPLLDQLVLADLMSDGHFDGHLRRMRAAYRERLESLVDAADRYCRGALRLRPVRTGLHAVADLEDVDAESVFDEAAARGVEVMPLSAYYAERPSGANGLVLGFGAVRGEELFQGMEQLAAAIDAARRPTAFGGRRRNRTAQ, from the coding sequence ATGGGCACCTCTGTGGCCAGCAGCTTGTGCGTACGTCTGGAGCCACACGTCCGAGGATCGTTGCAGGAGCGGATCTACGGCGAGATTCGCGGTGCGATTCTCGATGGGATACTGGTACCGGGCACACGACTTCCTTCGTCGCGCACGCTGGCGGCAGACCTCGATGTCTCGCGCACGACGACATTGCTGGCGTTCGAGCGCTTGATTGCAGAAGGCTATCTCAGCGCGCGGCCCGGGTCCGGCACCTTCGTGGCGGGCGAGCTGCCCGACGACCTGCTGCACGGTCGCATCTCCCGGCGGCAAGGCGCGTCAAACCATCCCCCGATGTCTCGGCGCGGCGCGGCGCTCGCCTCGACCCCTCGCGTGGCCTGGCGGCTCGGTGGTCCGCCGCGAGCCTTTCGCATCGGGACCCCAGCGCTCGACCTGTTTCCAGCAAGGCTCTGGACACAACTGGTCAACCGGCGACTGCGATCGGTGACGCTCGCGCAGCTCGACTACGGTGACGCGGCCGGAATACCGTCACTCCGTGAAGCGATTGCCATGCACATCCAGGTCGCGCGTGGCACCGAGTGCGACCCCGATCAGATCGTCGTCGTTGCCGGCGCGCAGTGTGGCCTGGAGCTGGCCTGCCGGATGCTGCTGGATCCTGGTGACGGCGCATGGCTGGAGGAACCGGGCTATCCCGGTGCGCGCAACGCCCTCGTAGGAGCGGGCGCGCGGATCGTGCCGGTTCGCGTCGACCAGGACGGTCTGGATGTCGAGGCCGGCGCGCGACAGGCGGGCGATGCGCGTCTGGCGTATGTGACGCCCTCACACCAGTTTCCTCTGGGGGTGCCGATGAGCCTCGCCCGGCGGCTGGCGCTGCTCAGATGGGCGACCCGTGCGCAGGCGTGGGTAATCGAGGACGACTACGACGGCGCGTTCCGGTACAGCACGCGGCCCGTTCCGTGTTTACACGGCCTGGATGCCGACGAGCGCGTGATTTACGTCGGCAGCTTCAGCAAGACACTATTCCCGGCTTTGCGGCTCGGCTTCCTGATCGTCCCCAGGGGGCTCCGGGAGCCGTTCCTGGCCATGCGCCGGAGTGCACCGGCATCTCCTCCGCTGCTCGATCAACTCGTGCTGGCCGATCTCATGAGCGACGGGCACTTCGATGGACATCTTCGCCGGATGCGCGCCGCGTACCGCGAGCGACTAGAGTCTCTCGTGGATGCGGCTGATCGTTACTGCCGCGGAGCCCTTCGGCTGCGCCCGGTGCGAACGGGCCTCCATGCGGTCGCCGACCTGGAGGATGTGGATGCCGAGAGCGTGTTCGACGAGGCCGCCGCCCGCGGCGTCGAGGTGATGCCACTCTCCGCCTACTACGCGGAGCGCCCCAGCGGCGCCAACGGCTTGGTGCTGGGCTTCGGCGCGGTTCGTGGGGAAGAGCTCTTCCAAGGCATGGAGCAGCTCGCCGCAGCCATCGACGCGGCCAGACGCCCCACGGCGTTTGGCGGCCGCCGGAGAAACCGCACGGCCCAGTGA
- a CDS encoding XRE family transcriptional regulator: MAKRPLIPVAPSSGNVFADIGVPEPEEELAKAQLASRIREIVRSSRLTQVAAAAVMGIDQPKVSALLSGRLTNFSSERLMRLLTRLGQDVEIVVKSKPRRRQRGRIRVVEEARA, from the coding sequence ATGGCTAAAAGGCCGCTGATTCCCGTGGCGCCCAGTTCCGGCAACGTGTTCGCCGATATCGGCGTTCCGGAGCCGGAAGAGGAGTTGGCTAAAGCACAGCTCGCGAGCCGAATTCGCGAGATCGTTCGGAGCAGTCGCCTCACTCAGGTCGCCGCTGCTGCCGTGATGGGCATCGATCAGCCCAAGGTCTCGGCCTTGCTGAGTGGCCGACTGACAAACTTCTCGAGCGAACGCCTGATGCGTCTCCTGACCAGGCTCGGGCAGGACGTGGAGATCGTGGTCAAGTCGAAGCCGCGACGACGGCAGCGCGGTCGCATTCGCGTTGTTGAAGAAGCCCGCGCCTGA
- a CDS encoding DUF4173 domain-containing protein: protein MSDDAVSGQAGRGRIEDERVGHGTSDGYSDSSVIGQALVGAARLYPVPRASVAALLVAGVVLGAVGDALLRAPDGPVGLNLSLWVASVAVAALALHRRAALALDRERVAWLVIGVVFAAGLAWRDAPPLKLLALGCATLTFALAAHRLAAAWVRRAGVLRYAGALALGALHAWTAAALALVDATRSTPRVETGRAAGWRRAAAVARGLVIAAPLVVVFGALFMSADAVFAELVANVLRFDFERIASHILLFSILAWLSTGYLRGFLTGTELPSPADRRQGIDGRGVPAPKWQPFGITEVATALAAIDLLFLVFVIVQFRYLFGADTLVQITPDLTYAEYARRGFFELVFAVVLVVPVLLAADWLLDRRSQSDVLVFRGLAGVQIGLVLAITASALQRLRLYHASYGLTESRFYAMVLLIWIGAMLCWLAATVLRGRRGAFAFGTLASGLATVALLFVINPDAVIARANVARMASADAPVRFDVAYATSLSADAVPVLIDALPALPQDVQCPLARHMLRRWPPDRDRSIRSWNWSAARASDAVRAHEARLRSMVGSDQKCAAPGAA from the coding sequence ATGAGTGACGACGCGGTTTCCGGGCAGGCGGGTCGCGGGCGGATCGAAGACGAACGAGTCGGCCACGGCACCTCCGACGGGTACTCCGACAGTAGCGTCATTGGCCAGGCGCTCGTGGGGGCGGCTCGCCTCTATCCCGTGCCACGCGCCTCCGTCGCGGCGTTGCTCGTGGCGGGCGTGGTCCTCGGCGCGGTGGGCGATGCGCTGCTGCGCGCTCCGGACGGCCCGGTGGGTCTGAACCTGTCGCTGTGGGTCGCGTCGGTCGCGGTCGCCGCGCTCGCGCTGCACCGCCGCGCGGCTCTCGCACTGGACCGCGAGCGCGTCGCGTGGCTGGTGATCGGCGTCGTGTTTGCGGCCGGGCTCGCGTGGCGCGACGCTCCGCCGCTGAAGCTGCTCGCGCTTGGCTGCGCAACGTTGACCTTCGCGCTCGCGGCTCATCGTCTCGCCGCGGCCTGGGTGCGTCGCGCGGGCGTGCTTCGATACGCCGGCGCGCTGGCGCTGGGCGCACTGCACGCGTGGACGGCCGCGGCGCTTGCGCTTGTGGATGCGACGCGGTCCACCCCGCGTGTCGAGACCGGCCGCGCGGCCGGGTGGCGCCGTGCCGCGGCCGTCGCGCGCGGCCTCGTGATCGCGGCGCCTCTCGTTGTGGTGTTCGGGGCGCTGTTCATGTCGGCCGACGCCGTGTTCGCGGAGCTGGTGGCGAACGTGCTTCGTTTCGATTTCGAGCGGATCGCGAGTCACATCCTGCTGTTCTCGATCCTTGCGTGGCTCTCGACCGGGTACCTGCGCGGCTTTCTGACGGGCACGGAGCTGCCGTCGCCCGCGGATCGCAGGCAAGGGATCGACGGCCGAGGCGTTCCGGCGCCGAAATGGCAGCCGTTCGGCATTACCGAGGTCGCGACGGCGCTGGCCGCGATCGACCTGCTGTTCCTGGTCTTCGTGATCGTGCAGTTCCGGTATCTCTTCGGCGCCGACACGCTCGTCCAGATCACGCCCGACCTGACGTATGCCGAATACGCGCGGCGCGGCTTCTTCGAGCTGGTCTTCGCGGTCGTCCTCGTCGTGCCGGTCCTACTCGCGGCCGACTGGCTCCTCGACCGTCGCAGCCAGAGCGACGTCCTCGTGTTCCGCGGTCTCGCCGGCGTGCAGATCGGGCTGGTGCTTGCGATCACCGCGTCGGCGCTCCAGCGGCTGCGCCTCTACCACGCGAGCTACGGGCTCACCGAGTCGCGGTTCTACGCGATGGTGCTGCTGATCTGGATCGGCGCGATGCTGTGCTGGCTCGCCGCGACCGTGCTGCGCGGCCGCCGCGGCGCGTTCGCGTTCGGGACGCTGGCATCCGGCCTCGCGACGGTCGCGCTGCTGTTCGTCATCAACCCGGACGCGGTCATCGCGCGCGCGAACGTGGCGCGGATGGCGTCGGCCGACGCGCCCGTCCGATTCGACGTCGCGTACGCGACGTCGCTGAGCGCAGACGCGGTGCCCGTGCTGATCGATGCGCTGCCCGCTCTGCCACAGGACGTGCAGTGTCCGCTCGCGCGACACATGCTGCGGCGCTGGCCGCCGGACCGCGATCGCTCGATCCGCAGCTGGAACTGGTCGGCGGCGCGGGCGAGTGACGCGGTGCGCGCGCACGAGGCGCGGCTGCGGTCGATGGTGGGGTCGGATCAGAAATGCGCGGCGCCCGGTGCCGCCTGA
- a CDS encoding phosphodiester glycosidase family protein, giving the protein MGAPLASLPTEAASGQWLAPGVTYESLDVTTPRGTARAHIVEADLWNRRVLVDLLYPGVVAERQPLSDMADERHAVAGVNGDFFNISVTQPDVVPTDAPVGPAKATGMSLKAAVPTSQRFGPSLPPGTTVEDVLGVGADRVGRLGRLTLRGRLSTPYGAYDVRGLNQYALAEGGIGAFNAAWGDVSRKRAICGTDERREDPCSLDVHEVTVRQGEVVAVSTEPGAGSIPKHSVVLLGREEGASTLRLLQVGDQVHVSYYLASSERVPFLFAVGGHPILRDGAPLPGLDDSVAAVRSGAGVSANGRKLFLLALDRNAAGMTYAELAALLLSRGAASGVNLDGGGSSTLVAREPGASEITVKNLAPGDFERPVPNGIGVLTVP; this is encoded by the coding sequence ATGGGCGCGCCCCTGGCTAGTTTGCCGACCGAAGCTGCAAGCGGTCAATGGCTCGCCCCCGGTGTGACGTATGAATCGCTCGACGTCACGACACCGCGCGGGACAGCGCGTGCCCACATCGTCGAAGCGGATCTGTGGAATCGACGGGTGCTGGTGGATCTCCTCTATCCCGGTGTTGTGGCGGAGCGCCAACCACTCTCGGACATGGCAGACGAGCGACACGCGGTGGCTGGCGTCAACGGCGACTTCTTCAACATCAGCGTGACGCAGCCCGACGTGGTGCCGACCGACGCGCCGGTCGGCCCGGCGAAGGCCACGGGCATGTCGCTCAAGGCGGCGGTGCCAACCAGCCAGCGCTTCGGGCCGTCGTTGCCGCCGGGCACCACGGTCGAAGACGTGCTCGGGGTCGGCGCGGACCGGGTGGGTCGCCTCGGCAGACTCACCTTGCGTGGAAGGCTGAGCACGCCATACGGCGCCTACGACGTACGCGGGCTGAATCAGTACGCGCTCGCCGAGGGTGGCATTGGGGCATTCAACGCAGCATGGGGAGACGTGTCTCGGAAGCGGGCCATCTGTGGCACCGACGAACGGCGCGAGGACCCCTGTAGCCTGGACGTGCACGAGGTCACGGTGCGGCAGGGAGAGGTCGTCGCGGTGTCTACCGAACCGGGAGCTGGCAGCATCCCGAAGCACAGCGTGGTGCTGCTCGGCCGAGAAGAGGGCGCAAGCACTTTGCGCTTGCTCCAGGTCGGTGATCAGGTGCACGTCAGCTACTATTTGGCCTCCTCCGAACGCGTGCCGTTCCTCTTCGCGGTTGGCGGGCATCCGATCCTGCGCGACGGCGCGCCGCTCCCCGGTCTGGACGATTCGGTGGCGGCGGTGCGCAGCGGGGCTGGCGTCAGCGCGAACGGCCGGAAGTTGTTCCTCCTCGCGCTGGATCGAAACGCGGCAGGTATGACCTACGCAGAGCTCGCGGCGCTCTTGCTGTCACGGGGTGCTGCCTCGGGCGTCAACCTCGACGGCGGCGGCTCTTCGACTCTGGTGGCCCGCGAGCCGGGGGCGTCCGAGATCACCGTGAAGAACCTAGCGCCAGGTGACTTCGAGCGCCCCGTCCCCAACGGCATCGGCGTACTCACCGTTCCGTAG
- a CDS encoding helix-turn-helix domain-containing protein — protein sequence MAKAKRNIGLEILEGIRQLKRGEHGRIINVPSVASIREKTGLSQARFAQLLGVSVRTLQEWEQGRRAPSGAARTLLLIAAKNPDALLEVA from the coding sequence ATGGCTAAGGCCAAGCGCAACATCGGTCTGGAGATTCTCGAGGGCATCCGGCAGCTCAAGCGAGGCGAGCATGGCCGCATCATCAATGTGCCCTCGGTCGCGAGTATTCGGGAGAAGACCGGCCTTTCGCAGGCGAGATTTGCACAGTTGCTAGGCGTGTCGGTCCGAACCCTCCAGGAATGGGAGCAGGGCCGCCGTGCGCCATCCGGCGCCGCGCGCACGCTGTTGTTGATTGCGGCGAAGAATCCGGATGCGCTGCTCGAGGTGGCGTGA
- a CDS encoding serine hydrolase, whose translation MSHRYWTTILAATLLVGHAAAAEEPVANQDLLRAQLERRIEQRLAAVDGVIGVWIKDLVSGAEIAVNEDRVFPTASSIKIAILVELYRQAEHGRLRLEDRHRVADSDRAGGSGVLQHLGAAELSLRDLATLMIVLSDNTATNILIDKVGMDTVNATLDRLGLPATRLRRKMIRPDEQAAGRENVSTPAELGRLVERIYREKVVTPQACREMLQVLAHPKSGPLRSRLPQDVRVAHKTGGLGGVVNDVGVVLLEGRPFIVSAMSTLVGNGEEAGRTISDVARLAYDYFARLERANAYGAQLPPGLMRR comes from the coding sequence ATGAGTCACAGATACTGGACGACAATCCTGGCGGCCACGCTCCTGGTCGGCCATGCGGCGGCGGCAGAGGAGCCGGTTGCCAATCAGGATCTGTTACGTGCACAGCTCGAACGGCGGATAGAGCAACGCCTTGCCGCAGTCGACGGCGTCATCGGTGTGTGGATCAAGGACTTGGTGAGCGGCGCCGAAATCGCCGTCAACGAGGACCGCGTCTTTCCAACGGCGAGCTCCATCAAGATCGCGATCCTCGTCGAGTTGTACCGCCAGGCCGAGCACGGCCGGCTGCGGCTCGAAGATCGTCATCGAGTGGCGGACAGCGACCGAGCCGGTGGCAGCGGCGTGTTGCAGCATCTTGGTGCTGCGGAGCTCTCGCTGAGAGACCTCGCCACGTTGATGATCGTGCTCTCCGACAACACTGCGACCAACATCCTGATCGACAAGGTTGGTATGGACACGGTGAACGCCACGCTGGATCGACTCGGCCTGCCAGCCACGCGTCTTCGCAGGAAGATGATCCGGCCCGACGAACAGGCCGCAGGTCGCGAGAACGTGTCCACGCCCGCCGAGCTCGGACGACTCGTCGAGCGGATTTACCGCGAGAAGGTCGTCACACCGCAAGCGTGTCGCGAGATGCTCCAGGTTCTCGCTCATCCGAAGAGTGGGCCGCTCAGGTCGCGTCTTCCGCAGGACGTGCGCGTGGCGCACAAGACCGGCGGGCTCGGCGGTGTCGTCAACGACGTCGGCGTCGTGTTGCTCGAAGGCCGTCCCTTCATCGTCTCGGCCATGAGCACGCTCGTCGGTAACGGAGAGGAAGCGGGCCGGACGATCTCGGATGTGGCCCGTCTGGCGTACGACTACTTCGCCCGGCTCGAGCGCGCGAACGCCTACGGTGCTCAGCTTCCGCCTGGTCTCATGCGCCGCTGA
- the uppS gene encoding di-trans,poly-cis-decaprenylcistransferase — protein sequence MIQSSLHMAVIPDGNGRWAAARQRPRTDGHRAGASAVRRTVECAPAHGIGMLTLYAFSSDNWHRPASEVRPLMKVFEQFLRGETARCVAEGVRVRVIGRRDRLAKRLVRAIEATEAATAACDRLRLNLAVDYSSRDAIGRGELLPAVDLLIRTGGEQRLSDFLLWECAYAELYFTDGRWPDFDASHLARALADYHGRERRFGRVPGATPMNGDGRRRSV from the coding sequence ATGATACAAAGTTCCTTGCATATGGCGGTGATCCCCGACGGGAACGGGCGATGGGCGGCCGCGCGACAGCGGCCGCGAACGGACGGACACCGCGCGGGCGCGAGCGCGGTGCGGCGCACGGTCGAGTGCGCGCCCGCGCACGGCATCGGGATGCTGACGCTCTACGCGTTCTCGTCGGACAACTGGCATCGGCCGGCGTCCGAGGTCCGTCCGCTGATGAAGGTGTTCGAGCAGTTCCTGCGCGGCGAAACGGCTCGCTGCGTGGCGGAAGGCGTGCGCGTGCGAGTGATCGGCCGTCGCGATCGATTGGCGAAGCGGCTGGTACGTGCGATCGAAGCGACGGAGGCCGCGACGGCGGCGTGCGATCGGCTGCGGTTGAACCTGGCCGTCGACTATTCGTCGCGGGACGCGATCGGCAGAGGCGAGCTGCTCCCGGCCGTGGACCTGCTGATCCGGACGGGCGGCGAGCAGCGGTTGAGTGATTTCCTGCTGTGGGAGTGCGCGTACGCGGAGCTGTACTTCACGGATGGGCGATGGCCGGACTTCGACGCGTCCCACCTGGCGCGAGCGCTGGCGGACTATCACGGGCGTGAGCGGCGGTTCGGCCGCGTGCCTGGTGCGACACCGATGAATGGGGATGGGAGGAGGCGGAGCGTATGA